The Arvicola amphibius chromosome 4, mArvAmp1.2, whole genome shotgun sequence genome includes the window CTCCAACTAATGCACAGACAGACAACCCTGTTGCTATGTCAGCATCAATCAAACAGCTTTCAGACACCCTGGTACAAGGTCAAATCTCAGGCCAACTATATCAGGATTTCTGGGGTTCAAAGCAAGCAAgagttattttctgtgttttattttgttgtgtctttggttgtgttgcatttttatttttgagcccTACAGGTGATTTCAGTGTGCACACAAAGGTGAAAACAGCATCTGGCTGCACGGAGACAGCATCTGGCTGTACGGAGACGGGGTtgtaatttaaaagcaaagacaaaTGGGATAAGTAAAGGGAGGGCTCCGCGGGATCTGGTGAGCGCCTTCTGGGAGGGAGCTCGGATGGCTTGGAAGGGGCTTTTGATTCTGGGGCCTCCAGGAAGAAGAGTGTGACTTATACAGAACAGACTTCCTCAGAGCCTGTGCTCGAGAGAGCAGATTGTCCTGCTGACCACGACTGTCAGAGCTGAAGCTGAGACTGATATGTATGATTTCTTGGTttgcttctgtgtgttttttaaaaatgtatgtgcaaTAGGGGAATATGCATGTCAATGAGGTACCCACAGTGgccagagggcattggatcccctggaactggagttacaggcttgtgagctgcctgacgtgggtgttgggaaccaaagcAAAACTCCAACCCtccataagaaaaataaactctctttactgctgagccatctctccagtcccataagtTCTCATATACTTGGCTAGCCTGAGGTAACTGGACATTGCTGTCTGGAAATGCTGCCTCAAAAATGAAATTCCAGCAGAGGAAAGCAGCTGCACACCCTCCGGTGGTAGATGCCTACCATTTCCGGCAGCTGGCCTAGCTCTCAAGCCTTCTTCCATCTGACGTCACCAGCTCCTCTAAAATTGTCCATCGAGACGATGCTACTGGAATCATGGTTGTTCCAGGGGCTCAAACTGGGAGATCTTTTTTCTTTGGGCGGGGAGGGTCGTGAGAATGGCGGTGCGACCTATGTTTGCACCCATGCTAGGCGTGCACTGTAACACTGAGCTGTATGCCCATCCCTTGAGAGGTCATTTAAGTTGGTTTTCATGCAGAAGCTGAGACATGGGGGAGACCAAGTGACTTTTAGAGGTCACAGCACACATCGGAAGGCAGGATTTCTAGGCtgagtgagaaaaataattttatggctgggggtcacctcagcatgaggaactgaatgaAAGGGTCGCAGGATccgggaggttgagaaccactactttgAGGAGTTGCTCAAGCCTGGTAACTAGGGACACCTGGCTTACCACAGAGCATTCCTCTTCAAAGACCTGATTCACAGGGCGCCCATTCGCTGGGGTCCCGTTGAGCCTTCCCTGTGCATCACTGCAGAGAGTGAAAGGAGAACCCGTTCTAGCTATTCAGCCTCAGTCTCAACAGACAGTAGCTGCACACTGCATGGTGGCAGTGATCCCCAAGTGGAGGACCCAGAGAATCAAGAcagagtctctgcctcctggaggcTTTCATGACATTGAACCGCTTTTCCAAGGAGAAGGGCCTCACCTCTCCCTTTCTCATTCGCCTTTAACTAAAAAGATGTCTTAGCAGCTTGGGTGTTCGTGCCCTcgcttcctctctcctctgtgaTTATGTCCTTTCCATAGGTGGCAGGATGAGCTGTGAGTATTCTGAAGCCTCTgccctctttcctgtctctctagaTTTATACCACGGTACTGAGGCAGCTTTTGTCACCCACACATTTCCTTGTGAAGGGGCCAGGTCTTTTCCCACATGGAATGCTTTCATTAAAGGGGCAACTACCTCTCGGCAGGCTCACAGCCTTCCCTAGGGCAGGTGCAGGCGGGGGCGCAGTGGGCAAGGTCCACGGCAACCAGGACAAGCTCTGGCTATATCTGCTGCCACACCCTGGTAATGAGAGCCCAGGTATTGGGACTGATCCTTTGAAGATGTGTGTTGATGCTCTCCCCCGGGTGACCAATGACAGGAACCTAGAGTCCTGCTTTAGCCAAATGACAAGTTTGGCCTCTTTTATGAGGAAAGGAACTCCTTATTGGAAACCAAATTACAAATTAATTATCAGCTTCCTCGGAGACCGAGTGTAAACATCAACACTCCCACTCCTGTGAGGACTTTTTAGTGTGAGCCCCTTCACTCCAAGAGTATAAAAAGGCCTGGGCAGGATGGAGTCTGTAGATACTCAGGGAGCTTCTGGGGGGAGGGACTTCCCTAGCATGACATCCAGCTGCTGTGTCAGCAGCACCTTGCCAGTCTCTCTCAAGAGCTCTTCACGACCGTCTTCCGTCTGTTCCAGTAACATGGGCAGCAGGCCGGAGCTGTGCTTGGGTTATGTGTGCCAGCCCCTGCAGGGCATGTCCTCCATCTGCATGCCTACCACCTACAGGCCAGCCAGCTGCCTCTCCAAGCCCTACCTGTCCAGCTCCTGCCAACCCAGTAACCGCCGGCCAACCAGCTGCTCCATGGGGACCTATGGCCTGATCTGTGAGGGCTCCTTCAATGGCAACGAGAAGGAGACCATGCAGTTCCTGAATGACCGCCTGGCCAACTACCTGGAGAAGGTGCggcagctggagagagagaatgCCGAGCTGGAGGGCAAGATCCAAGATGTCTACCAGGCTCAGGTGCTGACCATGTGTCCCGACTACCAATCCTACTTCCAGACCATTGAGGAGCTCCAGCAGAAGGTGAGGATGGGTTGTCAACAAGCCAGCTGGGAGAGGCATCCAGAAAAGCCAGTACTCTAGATATGCATCTCATTAGTGTTTCCGGCTATGCTCAGGGAAAAGAGACTTCCCCAGGGCACAGGACTAGCTCCTAACTTAGACACTCAGCCAGAGCCCTGAATGCAGGAAGAGCTCCGCCATCAGGTCTATCATCGACATGTTGCATAGCTTTGGGAggtctctttcctttttcagacaacagtttcctcatctgtaggaTGGGGAGAATAATGGTCTGTATCTGAAGGGGTGCTTAAGAGAGTTCAGCAGACAATGTAGGTCAAGTGTCTGGCACAGCCTCTGTGTAGGGCTCTTTCTTTACCCATTGCTCATGGCATCCATAATGGGGCATTTTGGAGGATCACAATTGTCTTAAGACAATCCTCCATAGACATGACCACAGACTAACCCAATGTAGACAATACCTCAGTGaagctctcttcccaggtgattctaagttGTGTTAATTAATGTGGGAAGATGCatttcactgtgggtggtaccattccctaggcaggggttACTGAACTGCGTAAGAGTGGAACAATCATGCTGAGAgttagcaagcaagcaagcaagcaagcaagcaagcaagcaagcaagcaagcaagaatgcacacaagcaagcacacattacgcatttatttctctctgctctcgactgtggatgtgatgtgactagtTGTTTGACTTCCCTTCAGCGATGGACTCTAACTGGAattgcaagccaaataaacccttcttctcCTATGCTGCTTTTTggtcagggcttttttttttttatcacagcaagagaaatgaaattaGGACACCTTCACTgcgttcttttccttctttacatcCTACGCTGACCTGCTCTGTGCGCTTTGGTTGGCAGGTTCTGTGCACCAAGGCAGAGAATGCCAGGATGATTGTGCACATTGACAATGCCAAACTGGCTGCAGATGACTTCAGGACCAAGTGAGTCTGGCAGGGGACTTGGAGGTGGGGTGTCTTTTCCTCATATACTCTTGGGTTAGCTCTCTATTGGTTTCCTACGGGGGTTAGACAGAGCCGGCATTTCAAATCCTTCCTTGAGTCCTGTATACAGTTCTACCCCTTGGCTGCTGACCCTGGCCTTCTTGTAGGTATGAGACAGAGCTGGCCCTGAGACAGCTGGTAGAAGCAGACACCAACGGCCTGCGCAGGATCCTGGACGAGCTGACCCTGAATAAGGCTGACCTGGAGGCTCAGGTGGAGTCCCTGAAGGAGGAACTGCTGTGTCTCAAGAGGAGCCATGAAGAGGTGAGATGAAAAGTAAACAGATGTGGGGTCTGGGATGCGGCATGGGAACAACGTGGGGTTTGGAGTTGGGTAGACGTGGGTTGAAGCTTCCCAGTGGACCACGTATCGTTTCTGTGACTTTCTGTGATTCATGTATGCTTTCTGATCCCCGTCACCCATAAAACAGGGCTAGCTACCATGTAGGGTTATTGGGAGGATTTAATGATACTACATGGATCCTGGATATGATCCAAGCCCTGTGTATGAAACACCTACCTCTTGGTAGATGCTCAGAGACATGCCTCTTTCTTCCGAACTTGGTGGACCAGGGCAACTGTCAAATTTTCTATCAGGGactgcatttgtctttctggtgaGGGCCGGCCCTAGAGGGAGAGTGGTGCAGTGGGGCCTAGGATGCGTATGTTCCAGAACATGCGCAGAGACCGCCTATCTCTATCAGGCTCCCTACTGGGTGAGCTCCTCCTCTTCTGAGGGTTGGGCTTTGGTGTTTTCCATCTCTGGTCTATCCCtgttcttgccccccccccccaccttgtaTCTTTTGTCTGTACAGAGACGCACATGCTTAAGTCATAGACACGGTTCTATCCCTTTTTCTCCAAAACACTGCAAGGACCATTTCTCTAGGGTGCTTCGGTCTTCCTTCTCCAGGCTGACACTCACCCCTTTCACTTGGGGTTTGAATGAACAAGTGTCTCTGGGTTCTGGCTGGGCTTCCTTAGgcttaaatgtaaaataacaatCAGTCACCATGCACTCACTGAATGCCCTAGGGTACCTGACTCATCCCGTTTAAACCAGAGAGT containing:
- the LOC119812199 gene encoding keratin, type I cuticular Ha2, with amino-acid sequence MTSSCCVSSTLPVSLKSSSRPSSVCSSNMGSRPELCLGYVCQPLQGMSSICMPTTYRPASCLSKPYLSSSCQPSNRRPTSCSMGTYGLICEGSFNGNEKETMQFLNDRLANYLEKVRQLERENAELEGKIQDVYQAQVLTMCPDYQSYFQTIEELQQKVLCTKAENARMIVHIDNAKLAADDFRTKYETELALRQLVEADTNGLRRILDELTLNKADLEAQVESLKEELLCLKRSHEEEVGVLRQQLGDRLNIEVDAAPPVDLTRMLEEMRCQYETMVEANHRDVEEWFNMQMEELNKQVATSSEQLQSYQSDIIDLRRTVNTLEIELQAQHSLRDSLENTLGETEARYTSQLSQMQCMITNVESQLSDIRCDLERQNQEYKVLLDVKARLECEIDTYRGLLESEDSKLPCNPCSAPSGQPCAPSSGVSRSVCMSRTVCVPCSPCLQSRY